A region of the Thermodesulfobium sp. 4217-1 genome:
TATTTTTTCCATTATTTTTTGAATTAAAAAGAGCCCTGTCAACCCTGCTGATCAAGTCATCCAGAGTAATATCTGAATTGAATATGCCTGCACCAATTGAAATTGTTACCTCTTCATCAATTCCAAAATCAATTGACGATACCTTGTCTCCAATTTTCTGAACAATACTTAAAAGATTATCTTCAGAAACATTTAACACAATAATCAAGAATTCGTCTCCGCCCCACCTTATAAATAGATCGTCTTCTCTAAGTGAAGACTTTATCTCCTCTGAAACCTTCTTTA
Encoded here:
- a CDS encoding GGDEF domain-containing protein; the encoded protein is KKVSEEIKSSLREDDLFIRWGGDEFLIIVLNVSEDNLLSIVQKIGDKVSSIDFGIDEEVTISIGAGIFNSDITLDDLISRVDRALFNSKNNGKNTFSWYK